The Medicago truncatula cultivar Jemalong A17 chromosome 7, MtrunA17r5.0-ANR, whole genome shotgun sequence genome includes the window CTTACAAGTTCTGTTCAACGGTTTAAGACGGTTAGAATATCGTGGTTACGATTCCGCCGGAATCGCCATTgattcttcttcaaaacctcAATGCTCTTCCGATTTCACTTCCTTTCCTCCTCTTGTCTTCCGTCAAGAAGGCAACATCGAATCACTCGTCAAATCCGTTTACCAAGGTTCATTTCATCTTCATACTCTTCTTGAtctttattttttgagttttgatgTTTGACAATGCAATTGTGTGATGGAAACAGAGGTTGgtgaaattgaattgaacttGGAGGAAAGTTTCGGCACTCATGCTGGAATTGCGCATACGCGTTGGGCTACACATGGTGAGCCTGCTCCCAGGAATAGTCATCCACAAACTTCAGGTCCTGCTAATGAGTTCATGGTTGTTCACAATGGTGTGATCACTAATTATGAGGTATCTTACACTTACACTACATTTCATTAACTCGtatttcatttttgtaaaatagtATGTTGTGATCACTCGTAAACACCCACACTTCGGGTGGAAGATATGTCTGACACCGATGGTTTCAGATgcgattacattgaattatatcattttctcaaattattgttAGTGTCGACGTGTCAGTGTCCATGTTGCGTTCAGCGTctgtgtttgtgcttcataggtaaTGTGTAGATTTTAGGCTTTTTCAATCACGTGTTTATTGTTACTTGTTTAGGTTTTGAAGGCAACGCTGCTCCGACATGGCTTTACCTTTACATCAGAAACAGATACGGAAGTAATTCCCAAGCTTGCCAAATATGTTTATGACAAAGCAAATGAAGCAGCTGGTAATTGAGCTATTTTGAATTGTGTgtccaagaaatattttttatttttatcgttAAATTTACATGAAATTAATGAGATTAAGTTATGTATTGTATGGATCTCTTTTTTTGCATGGACTAAAACTAAGCACGATTTAGTTCTCAAGCCTTTATTGATGTAATTGGTAATTgtgaattttatatataaactgTGAGAAGGACTGAAGGTGGAGACTGACAAAATGAGATGACCATTTTAGTACTCAAATGCTAGactgaactttttttttatgaatttgtttgaaaaatagtGTTGCCATTTGGTTCACAATGATATGATAAGTTTGCGTGTTTTGAGTTTGAATTAATGCTGCTTAagtattttggatttttcttatatttgtgTGTTTTTGGAAGTTTATCACTGAGCTACCTTTTGAACGTCTCTTTATTAAAGGAGCCTATGCGGGTTAAGTATTTTGGATTCCATTGTGGACGGTGTTGGCTGAGTAGCTTTCCAATCATGTTGCAGGTGATCAGGTTGTTACCTTCAGTCAAGTTGTTCTGGAAGTTATGAGACATCTTGAAGGAGCTTATGCACTTATTTTCAAAAGTGTACACTATCCTAATGAGCTGATTGCTTGCAAGCGCGGTAGCCCGCTGCTCCTAGGTGTTAAAGTAAGTTATATCCAATTTAGTGGTTGAATTTCTTAGGTCAGttacctattgaaattgattgtcCAGGGTCTTTTCCTGGAAatgattgttttggttttacCTGTTTCTCTTGACGTATTGATGATGCTTCTAGTTAGACAGCATAAAGAACTCTTGAGGAATGTAGTTGTTTTAGTCGGCATTCAGTGTTTTGATACATAAAAGTGGGCCAATTGTTTAAATGCTACCGCTTTTGCCAATATTAGCCGTCAGATATTTTGTTTAAATGCTACCGCTTTTGCCGGTATTAGCTGTCATATATTGGGAGCTTAAATTTCACTTTATATTGCTTGGCTtatcaaatcaaaacaattattaatttaaaagagGGAAATGAATAACTCATTTTGCATGCATTCTCAGTGCTACTGACAAAGAAAACCCTTTGAAATAATCATTAGTTCAACACCATAATAAGCCTAAGAAGACGACTTTCGTACAAATCCTCCCGTAAATCATCACTTGACCCatcctctttttctttctatcaagTATTTCGCAATACCaccttttataatattaatttattcatcATGGTTAATGCATAAATTGAGTGAGGATGAAGAACTTCTGATTGACATTGTTTAAACTGATTATTGCTCTAATTTCAGGAACTGACAGAAATTAAGGAAAACGGTTCAGCCTTTGAGGAAAACAAATTCCTATCTAAGGATGGAAAGCCCAAAGAACTGTTTTTGTCCAGTGATGCTAATGCTGTGGTTGAGCATACCAAGAAAGTGCTAGTTATTGAGGATGGTGAAGTTGTGCATCTCAAGGTAGATACAGTAACCTCCCTTTTTGATAAAGTAACCTAACACTCACAAATACTTCCATAAGAATGAAGTAACCTAACCTCACTTTATCTTTCCCTTAATTTCCTCCGTTTCTGGCATGATGAGATGATTGCTCATGTAATTTATAATTCACAGTTACTGTCTGTTGCATTTGATTGATGGATCTATGTGTTGGTTATAAGCATGTCAATTTGAACTAACATATTGTTTTACTTGGAAATGGTTGGTTGTTTAAGGATGGTGGAGTTTCTATTTTGAAGTATGAGAATGACATGGGAGAAAATGGCGCTTCACTCTCTAGAACTTCTTCAGTGCGACGTGCATTATCTGTTCTTGAAATGGAGGTTGAGCAAATAAACAAAGGACATTATGAGCATTATATGCAGAAGGAAATTCATGAGCAACCAGAGTCTCTAACAACCACAATGAGGGGGAGGCTTATACGTGGGGGATCTAGCAAATCCAAGTCTGTTCTGTTGGGTGGACTGAAGGATCACCTCAAAACCATCAGGCGAAGTAGAAGAATAGTTTTCATTGGTTGTGGCACAAGCTATAATGCTGCTTTGGCAGCTAGACCCATCTTGGAAGAACTTTCTGGTCAGTACTGTAtgacttcaattttatttttttgtaagttttgcatatttaaaatgtgttaaAATGTTGTATTATATACATTGCATTGTAGGTATTCCTGTTACTATGGAAATTGCTAGTGATTTATTGGATCGGGAGGGACCAATATACCGAGAAGATACAGCTGTTTTTGTTAGTCAATCTGGTGAAACCGCAGATACTTTACTTGCACTGCAATATGCTTTAGACAATGGTGCATTGTGTGTTGGGATAACAAACACCGTTGGCAGTGCAATAGCAAGGAACACGCATTGCGGTGTTCATATAAATGCTGGTGCTGAGATTGGTGTGGCAAGTACCAAGGTAAATGTTGTATTTAAAGGAtgtcattttcttcattttttatatttttctattattgatTTAACCAACGGCCAACTCACACATTTACAACTACTATAGGCATATACAAGTCAAATTGTAGTGATGGCCATGTTAGCTCTTGCAATAGGAGGCGATACTATTTCCAATCAAGCAAGAAGAGAAGCTATCGTAGATGGTCTTTATGACCTGCCAAGTGAGTTTCTGTTGGCCGAGCATCCTAACTGAGTTAATgtcattttatgaaatttgattattagaaattagtatatttttatcaaacatatACAAACTATTGTACCACTATTTGATTTTTGTGAATGGTATAGGTTTAGTTGGATAGACGAGAGAAGAGATAAACGAAAAGTTAAAATTTTGGATGCATGCTTAGAAACACGGTTTTCACTTAATAAgataaattatatgaaatgtAAACATAGCgataaaattgaagaatataCCATGCGACAAATCTCACGTTTTAAGTAGCTCGattcaatcataaaaaaataatagggaGATAGAGTGGGATGTTATCATGTTAACCATAGGATCCATGCATAGTGCATGAAATGAAGGAATGCTTTGGCTGTAATTTGTGATAAAAAATGTACCACTTCTCAAAGGAAAATCTACCTCTCAACTATAAGACTTGATGCTGGGTATGAAACTAAATTTTGGGCTGTTATAAGCTAACAAGAAATCAAGCTTAGTGTTGTTGTGGTGAAAATATTACGAGATGAATAAGTAGTCACACAAGTCAAGATAGACTTATAAATTTTACCGTTAGAGAAAAAGTAGAGGTAGCTGATTGTAGAAAAGATTGTAGAATATTGTCATGTGTGGAGAAGACCTGTGAAAATGCCGGTAAGGAGTAAGGGTAGATAGAGAAGGATATTTTCGTTAGATGGAGATAGAGCGGGATtaaggaaaattattttttagagttAAATGATCTAGCTTTAAATATGATTCATGCCAGGGTTTAATggtttttttattcaactaGTCGACCTAGCCAAGTGAAAAATTGCTTTGGTTGCTGCTTTGTGGGTTGCGACGATTGGTACGATCAAACAACATCTACTAAAAAGTTTGTAAGAACAAAGCTCGCGCAGAGACTTGTTGCATGCCTTATGTTTTGCTTGGAAGGAACTACTTTAGCTCCTAAACGTTttatgataaaaagaaaaagaagagtgCGAGAAATTAGAACTTCAGCAATCATTGACaactttaatttcaatcaaactttttttatgaCGAATCCATCAAAATACTGAAGCAACTCAGGAGCAGTTCTAGAAGTAATCTAATTAAAATGTTGAATTGTAGACAAAGTCAGAGAGGTGCTGGAGCTTGATCAAGAGATGAAGGATCTAGCAAAACTATTGATTGCTGAGCAGTCTCTTCTTGTCTTTGGGAGAGGATACAACTATGCAACTGCTCTTGAGGGAGCTTTGAAAGTAAAGGAAGTGGCTCTTATGCATAGTGAAGGGATACTCGCAGGAGAAATGAAGCATGGTCCTTTGGCATTAGTGGATGAAAATCTTCCAATTGTTGTTATAGCTACACGTGATGTTTGCTTCAGGTTGGTTGTTTTGACTGTTGAGTAGCTTTATGATCTGAAATTATGAGTTTCATATTGACATCTTTTACATTTGGCAGCAAACAGCAGTCTGTTATTCAGCAACTTCATGCCCGCAGAGGTCGCCTGATAGTTATGTGTTCAAAAGGCGATGCTGCTTCTGTATGCCCTGGTGAATCTTGTAGGGCAATTGAGGTTCCACAGGTTGTGGACTGTCTTCAACCTGTAATTAATGTAGTTCCATTACAGGTATGTTTATAATCTTTTAGTCTGCTTTATTTTATCCTCACActtaatttttcaatattaGTGTGTTCGAGATTTAATTATTTGTCTGGCTTTATGTAAACATTTTCTCAACTGTGTTGACAATGATTGTGTTCATTAGTATTCCTTTAGCTCCTTGGTATTTTCTCATTTTAAACATAAATATCAGTGTCTATATTCCACATAGACAAATTTTGCAGTTCTATTTTCTTATCATCTAAAATAATAGGCTAGCTTCTTCTTATGTATTCTTCAAAAGATTTGTATATATGGTATACACTTCAACACAGTATTCTTTTTCTGATGCAGTTGCTGGCATATCATCTCACTGTACTGAGGGGATTTAATGTCGACCAGCCTCGTAATCTTGCCAAGAGTGTTACGACGCAGTAGAGCAGTTTGTTTACTAAGGAGAGAGGGACAATTTCGTTGAGTTCTCTTTCTATTATTCTGACAAAAGATAATAGATAATATCAAGGCCCTTTATTATAACTCTTCCCATACGCTGAGACATGATTGTGGTTGATGAACACTTCAATTCTTTATCATAGACAGGGTGACATACTAGCATATTGTAAATTGATAGATGTAGGCTCAGTGATTTCATGTATTTGTTTGATATGGTTGGAATGAGTATATTTTTTCGATAAAAATCATTATGGCATGGCCTTACGTTACAGAGATGTTTTTGAGGCTGAACCCACCACACACccttgaagaaaatgaaattctAAACCAGCAAAAACTGTTCATCGGCAACTTTTTATATCCAACAGTGTTGAACGAtgttgttggaatattttatagTTCGGGCAAAATTGCAAAACTGACCAAAATTCAAATTAGTCCTGATCTGTATTCACTCAGgctttaaataataaaaagcatTTCAAACCTAGTATCACTatgtgtttttgtcaaaaaagagtGTGTTTTCTACTTTTCTATGTGCTCTGTAAAAAGAAATCTATCTTCCTATCTATTTATCGATGTATTAAAATGAGACACAAACTCTAGCGTTATCATCTCAGTCTTTTCAATCTTCTCTGTTTCTGTCATATGAGCGAATTCTTAACATTGCCATTCCTTGGCTTAGAACCTTTTCAACTTTTCTTTATCTAATAACACgatcaatttcataacttatttACATTCATTTGTCCTTTATTGTATATAAAGCTTATATTGATCATGTTGATCAATAACCATTGACTTCATAAAGCCTTATGTTTAATCATTACAAAATAAATacttaataattaatcataCGTAATGAAGATATTATAGAATGCGTTTATCATTGAGTTTCATAAAGCCTTATTAATTACCACAAAAAATACTTAATAGTTATAATGCCATCTTACTTATCTTATTAGTAAATATAAGAATGCGTATATCATTCATTGAGTTCATAAAGCTTTATTcttaattatcataaaaaatacttAATAGTTATAATACCGTCTTAccctttttttggttacaatacCGTCTTACCCTTTAATATAAAGTCTcattgattatttaaaagtaatttatttcacaagtttTAAAATAACTTGTGGATTGTCTGTCGATCATTGCTAGATTGGATGATGTGATCAAAGTTAGAACTTCAACCATTTCACTTGTGTGTTTGAGTTTCTAACAGCTATTATTTTTTCGACTATATgctaacaaaagaaataaaatattaacccAAGGATTGCACATGTTTATATCTTGttatatttacattttaaattgaataaatacaCCCATAAAAAATTTGCCTCTGTAAGTATTTGTTAACTCTTGAGGCACACTTGAACTCCAAAAATCTCCTGAATCCAACTCAGATAAACTTTCCTTTTTAACGTTTGATATATTTCTACTTGCTAGTGGAGGGTAGATGCACTCACCagctcaatttttttcttctaaatataGAAATATGACAACTTTTTAATAATATCTGGCGTCCAACATCAAGTAGTAGCTACTAGCTAGTATCTTAGTCATTACATAAGAAAAATATCACACATCTgttagagttttttttataaaaagaatgaaataaGTGTCATGTTCTATTTCTACGATAAACTCCCCCACAACATTACTACCATGCAATACTTGAAGGTCCCACAAGCCATTGGTTCAATGAATGCTCAATATCTTATCATTACGCATTTTACAAATGTATCATGAATTTAGCCAAAAAGATATTAAGCATAATAGATTTGATCATTTGAGCTAAGGAAGAAAATAAATCTTGGGTGCCCTGagatatttacatcaaatgactaagggtgtgtttggtaaaattaagctataagctagctgatggTTATTAAGTTAACTGATAGTTGATGGCTGAAAGCTGaaagcttatagctgaaaatttagttgattgaaattaaagtgtttggtaaaactagctttttaagtaattaataaatatgaaatgacatgaaAGTACATGtatgtttaatttatataagttatatgtataaacatttttttcacctgaaaaaatgtataaacatttttaactaatatatttatgtttcttcaaaaaaaaaaaactaatatatttatgtatttttcctcttgaaaattataaatatgaaatataaacttctttgagatattttttaactaaatttgCTCAACTTTTTAATCATATAtctatcaattttttatgaaagattgtatgttttatttttttacttttgaaaaatttgtatCTTATATTTAATATGGTAAATATgcgaaaagaaaaagaaaaaaaagctaaaTAAGTAATAGGAATTTAACAGAAACCGtttcaaacataaaatcaagaaaaaagagCAATGAGGTAGTGCACCGGTTAAAGATAATAATGTGGGTAGCTTGTATTTTAATGTGGccagtttttttgttttaaaaaataataaaataatgttaaaggttaaaaatggaataaaatgtaaaaagctatcagctataagctaaaaagctacatGAAATaacttctcaaaaaaaattataagctcGTGAGAAAAACTTGTTACCATACACATCACGTTTTCATCCAACAAGCTTATGAGttaatccaacaagctataagctagcttatttgTGTCACCAAAGCCTAAAGATGGATTACGCATTCAGTGTTACAATTCACTCTCACCACAGCTAATGCAGAAGTCGGCAATGTTCATTTATAACATATAGTATAGTTTTAGATTAACAATTGAAAACCTTGTGTTTAACATCTCAAAACCAACCTAATTGTACTTGCTCCTTTTTTCATATGTTCTTGACAAATTTTCACGCACTTGTGAACTAATAAGAGTGTGTATGGATGGAGTAATGTTTTGaaggaatgtaatgttttgagggaattcaaatactttgggatgaatttcattgtttggataataatttgaaatatttttaaaatgatggaaatttatgaagtattttgttcaagttaaatttagagaatttcaaatgacacttaaaagctaagaattttaaatttcttcattgttgttatttttcatattttgcattttggtccttaaattttccaaaaatttcaaattgacctcaataattttcaaaaaattgcaaattggtccctcaaatttttcaaaaattataatttgacccctcaattttttgaaatttacattttgaccccaaatttttttattacttcatccaaacaaaagaatGGTGTGGATGTGCACTGAACCTGCTCCAGCGAAAACTTCACATGAGAGAATCCATGCTCTTATGGACGAAATGTGTTTGATTATGGAGTGATAAGAATTGATTTGAACAAATTGAcattataaattgattttggataaAAACAAGTTGAATTTAAAGTGATTAATGcttaaatgtatttatgtggATATTGAATTTAACAATAAATTCAAGGCTAAGATCAATTCTAGAAGCCAAACATGATAAAATTAACTCTACAACCTTTTTGAATCACTTTTACCCAAAACCTCACTAAAGTGGCTATGTTATGTAGATACTCCGCCAAAATTCTAGTTATAGGCGAAATCGGTGGATACTTATGTCTCAAAAAATATCCTTTGACCTCAATCATTCATAATCTAGATATTAGCCAACTACAGCAATTTCCATGTTCCCTCTATA containing:
- the LOC11442547 gene encoding glutamine--fructose-6-phosphate aminotransferase [isomerizing] 2 is translated as MCGIFAYLNYNVERERRYILQVLFNGLRRLEYRGYDSAGIAIDSSSKPQCSSDFTSFPPLVFRQEGNIESLVKSVYQEVGEIELNLEESFGTHAGIAHTRWATHGEPAPRNSHPQTSGPANEFMVVHNGVITNYEVLKATLLRHGFTFTSETDTEVIPKLAKYVYDKANEAAGDQVVTFSQVVLEVMRHLEGAYALIFKSVHYPNELIACKRGSPLLLGVKELTEIKENGSAFEENKFLSKDGKPKELFLSSDANAVVEHTKKVLVIEDGEVVHLKDGGVSILKYENDMGENGASLSRTSSVRRALSVLEMEVEQINKGHYEHYMQKEIHEQPESLTTTMRGRLIRGGSSKSKSVLLGGLKDHLKTIRRSRRIVFIGCGTSYNAALAARPILEELSGIPVTMEIASDLLDREGPIYREDTAVFVSQSGETADTLLALQYALDNGALCVGITNTVGSAIARNTHCGVHINAGAEIGVASTKAYTSQIVVMAMLALAIGGDTISNQARREAIVDGLYDLPNKVREVLELDQEMKDLAKLLIAEQSLLVFGRGYNYATALEGALKVKEVALMHSEGILAGEMKHGPLALVDENLPIVVIATRDVCFSKQQSVIQQLHARRGRLIVMCSKGDAASVCPGESCRAIEVPQVVDCLQPVINVVPLQLLAYHLTVLRGFNVDQPRNLAKSVTTQ